A DNA window from Bradyrhizobium barranii subsp. barranii contains the following coding sequences:
- a CDS encoding RluA family pseudouridine synthase: MLDVPELTADEILARVLHRDGLMLVIDKPAGLPVHRGPKGGANLETSFDALRFGLPRPPVLAHRLDKDTSGCLVLGRHRKATASLGLLFKHGKIGKTYWTVVEGGPAEDEGTIDMPLGRLNAERGWWQKPDPEGQKAITNWKVMGRGDGLAWLAMEPVTGRTHQLRVHSASTGWPIFGDNIYGNGPRFGEPRLHLHSREIVVPISRNKEPIRVVAPAPLHMHEKLRACGWNGE, from the coding sequence TTGCTCGATGTTCCCGAATTGACCGCCGACGAGATCCTGGCGCGCGTGCTCCATCGCGACGGGTTGATGCTGGTCATCGACAAGCCCGCCGGCCTGCCGGTGCATCGCGGCCCCAAGGGCGGGGCCAATCTGGAAACGTCGTTCGACGCGCTTCGTTTCGGCCTGCCGCGGCCGCCGGTGCTGGCCCACCGGCTGGACAAGGACACCTCCGGCTGCCTCGTGCTCGGCCGCCATCGCAAGGCGACGGCCTCGCTCGGCCTCCTCTTCAAGCACGGCAAGATCGGCAAGACCTACTGGACCGTGGTCGAGGGCGGCCCTGCCGAGGACGAAGGCACCATCGACATGCCGCTCGGCCGGCTCAATGCCGAGCGCGGCTGGTGGCAGAAACCCGATCCCGAGGGCCAGAAGGCGATCACCAACTGGAAGGTGATGGGCCGGGGCGACGGGCTGGCCTGGCTCGCCATGGAACCGGTGACCGGCCGAACCCATCAATTGCGGGTGCATTCGGCGTCGACCGGCTGGCCGATCTTCGGCGATAACATTTACGGCAACGGCCCGCGCTTCGGCGAGCCGCGGCTGCACCTGCATTCCCGCGAGATCGTGGTGCCGATCTCCCGGAACAAGGAGCCGATCCGCGTGGTCGCGCCGGCCCCGCTCCACATGCACGAGAAGCTCCGCGCTTGCGGGTGGAATGGGGAATGA
- the ftsY gene encoding signal recognition particle-docking protein FtsY, which yields MNDTTSDPPKLSWWRRLSNGLKRTSSSLGTAVADLVTKRKLDRAMLDDIEDVLLRADLGTSVAVRIADAVGTGRYDKAISADEVKDVVATEVEKVLAPVAKPLEIDAGRKPFVILVVGVNGSGKTTTIGKLSQKFASEGRKVMLAAGDTFRAAAIEQLKVWGERTRTPVIAGTQGSDSASLAFNALTAAKEQAIDVLLIDTAGRLQNKAELMNELEKVVRVIRKVDDTAPHAVLLVLDATVGQNALSQVEAFHRTAGVTGLVMTKLDGTARGGILVALAEKFKLPVHFIGVGEGVDDLAPFTARDFARAIAGIES from the coding sequence ATGAACGATACCACGTCAGATCCCCCCAAGCTGAGCTGGTGGCGCCGCCTGTCCAACGGGCTGAAGCGTACCTCGTCCTCGCTCGGGACCGCGGTCGCCGACCTCGTCACCAAGCGCAAGCTCGACCGCGCCATGCTCGACGACATCGAGGACGTGCTGCTGCGCGCCGACCTCGGCACGTCGGTCGCGGTGCGGATCGCGGACGCCGTCGGCACGGGGCGCTATGACAAGGCGATCTCGGCGGACGAGGTCAAGGACGTCGTCGCCACCGAGGTCGAGAAGGTGCTGGCGCCGGTGGCAAAGCCGCTCGAGATCGACGCGGGCAGGAAGCCGTTCGTCATCCTCGTCGTCGGCGTCAACGGCTCCGGCAAGACCACAACCATCGGAAAGCTCTCGCAAAAATTCGCATCCGAAGGCCGCAAGGTGATGCTGGCCGCCGGCGACACGTTTCGCGCGGCCGCGATCGAGCAGCTCAAGGTCTGGGGCGAGCGCACCAGGACGCCGGTCATCGCTGGCACCCAGGGCTCGGATTCGGCAAGCCTCGCCTTCAACGCGCTGACGGCAGCGAAGGAGCAGGCCATCGACGTGCTCCTGATCGACACCGCCGGCCGCCTGCAGAACAAGGCCGAGCTGATGAACGAGCTCGAAAAGGTCGTGCGCGTGATCCGCAAGGTGGATGACACTGCGCCGCATGCCGTGCTGCTTGTGCTCGACGCCACCGTCGGCCAGAACGCGCTGTCGCAGGTCGAGGCCTTCCATCGCACGGCGGGGGTCACCGGCCTCGTGATGACGAAGCTCGACGGCACCGCGCGCGGCGGCATTCTGGTGGCGCTCGCGGAGAAATTCAAACTGCCGGTGCATTTCATCGGCGTCGGCGAAGGTGTCGACGATCTCGCGCCGTTCACCGCGCGCGATTTCGCCCGCGCGATCGCTGGAATCGAAAGCTGA